The following coding sequences are from one Rutidosis leptorrhynchoides isolate AG116_Rl617_1_P2 chromosome 11, CSIRO_AGI_Rlap_v1, whole genome shotgun sequence window:
- the LOC139875472 gene encoding uncharacterized protein codes for MQSDDFSEMPIVVSCNIADANITVMKVHVDNGSSVDIIYEQCFAQLPEDIKANLQMTAVSLTGFAGESSLPVGVLSLNIELADVNNATLARQARLDFYVMRASSRYDMLLGRPAISRFGIVPSTIHGMIKFPTYKGIATICSVSIMPICAAVNVKAADQKLENITDSMEVVNPAYPEQKIKVGRNISADTRKRIVQLLVEYMDVFAWCENDMTGVPRYIAEHKLNVNPALKPVVQKRRGMAPDRVKWLCEEVTKLVRAGILREVQYQSWIANPVLVKKPDNSWRMCIDYKDLNKVCTKDNYPLPEIDLLCMRFHINAFWMRREVIIKFLWHRKTQIKPRSTLAKVYIAIL; via the coding sequence ATGCAGAGCGAtgatttttctgaaatgccgatagtagTATCGTGCAATATTGCGGACGCTAATATCACAGTCATGAAAGTTCATGTGGATAATGGCAGTAGCGTTGATATTATTTACGAGCAATGTTTTGCTCAATTGCCAGAGGATATTAAAGCAAATCTGCAAATGACCGCGgtttcgctaaccggttttgcaggagaatcttcGTTACCAGTTGGCGTCTTGTCGCTAAATATCGAACTAGCCGATGTAAACAATGCTACTTTAGCGCGACAAGCGCGGTTGGACTTCTATGTTATGCGAGCTTCTTCTCGCTATGACATGTTGTTAGGAAGACCCGCTATAAGCAGATTTGGAATCGTGCCgtctacaattcatggcatgattaaatttcCAACATATAAGGGAATTGCCACAATATGCTCAGTGAGCATTATGCCCATTTGTGCGGCTGTAAATGTTAAAGCCGCAGaccagaaacttgaaaatattacgGATAGCATGGAGGTTGTTAATCCTGCATATCCAGAGCAAAAAATAAAAGTAGGCCGCAATATAAGTGCGGATACTCGAAAGCGAATTGTGCAATTGCTTGTAGAATATATGGACGTTTTTGCttggtgcgaaaacgatatgaccGGTGTCCCGCGTTATATCGCGGAACACAAGCTTAATGTGAACCCAGCGTTAAAACCTGTggtgcaaaagcgaaggggtatggctCCAGATCGCGTTAAATGGCTATGCGAAGAGGTTACAAAATTAGTGCGAGCCGGAATTTTGCGCGAGGTTCAATATCAATCGTGGATCGCAAATCCAGTTTTGGTTAAAAAACCCGATAATTCCTggcgaatgtgtattgattacaaagatcTGAATAAAGTGTGTACAAAAGATAACTATCCGCTGCCAGAAATTGATTTACTTTGCATGCGTTTCCATATAAATGCTTTCTGGATGCGGCGCGAGGTTATCATCAAATTCCTATGGCACAggaagacgcagataaaaccgcgttCCACACTGGCAAAGGTATATATTGCTATATTATGA